Sequence from the Deltaproteobacteria bacterium genome:
GAGAGGTCGTCGGGGCGGATGTGCAGCTCGAGCAGCTTCGTGCCGAGCTCGCCAATCTCCAGCTTAAGTACACCGACGAGCATCCCGACGTCATCAAGCTCAAGAGCCGCATCGCCACCCTGGAGAGGCGGCTCTCTGAACCGGTCGAGGACGGCGGCGGCGGCGCGGTCACCAGCAGCCTCGAAATGAGCCTGCGCGGCGCGGATCTCGAAATCCAGCGCGTCGGCGCGGAGCGCGCGAGCCTGCAGGGTCAGGTGGCGCTCTACCAAAAGCGCGTCGAGGGCGCGCCGCAGGTCGAGCAGGATCTGCAGGTGCTGACCCGCGATTACGAAAACACGCAGACCGCCTATCAGGACATTCAGAAGAAGCTCACCGAGGCCAAGCGCTCAGCCGACATGGAGTCGAAGCAGAAGGGCCAGCAGTTCCGGGTCATCGACCCGGCCCAGCAGCCCAAAACTCCCTACAAGCCCAACCGACTGTACATCGCCATCGTCGGGTTCGCCCTCGGCACGCTGATCGGCATGGGCGCGGTGTTTCTGGCCGAGCATTTCGACGACAGCTTCAAGGACCCCGAGGAGATGGAGGACGCGCTGGGCATGACCGTGCTCACGGCGGTCCCTCTCATCGACACGCAGGAGGACCTCGAGCGCCGGGCGCGGACGATGCAGGCGGCGATTGTCGTCGGCATCGTGCTGGCGGCGGGCCTCGTCGTCGTCGCGGTCGTGAAGTTCATCGTTTAGGCCGCGCGCGCGGGCGAAGAACCGACCGTCCCCCCGATTCCGCAGGATCAACCCCCGGAAGACCATTCGACGAAGATGTGTCCGCGCTTGCCGAATCGGGCGTCGAATGCGTCGAGAGTGCTGGGTTGTGGAGGCGCCGGGCGTGTATACTCCCGAGAGTGCGGTCGAAAGAGACGCGAAGGAGCGAATGATGACGAGTCGGAAAGTGATCTTGGCGACGATGATCGCGGCATGCGCCGTGCTTTCGGTGGCGTCCACTCCCACGCACGCGGGTTTCATCGATTTCGAGAGCGGCGCCGACGGCCTGATCATTTACAGCCAGATCCCGGGCTTGGAGTTCACCAATACCGCGGGTTTCGACTGGCTCTACGGCGATTGGCGCACGAACACCTACAACGGCGCCTATCCGAACTGGGCCGTGGACGACATCTATCCGTTCGAGACGCAGTACTATTCCAACGGCAACTTCTTCGCCTGGCTCGGCACCGATCAGGGGAACGGCAAGGTCACCTTCACGCAGTCCTACGCCACCTACTTCGAACTGGGTTATTCGGTGAGTTCCGGCATCACCCTCACGGCCTACGACGAGTTCGGCGGCGTGCTCGATCAGGCTGTCGGCGTGACCAACAACCTGGGAACCGGAGTGATGGACACGCTTCGCGTCGAAGCGCCGGGCATGGCCCACGTGATCATTTCGGGTACGGGCAACCAGTGGCTCATCGACGACGTCTCGACCGACGCGATCCAGGAATGCCTGATCGACGACAACTGTGACGACCACGACTTTTGCACCGGCGTCGAGACGTGCGTGAACTACCAATGCGTCGAGGGCGAGCCGGTGGTGTGCGAAGACGACGGCCTTTTCTGCAACGGCGAAGAGACGTGTTCGAATGTGTCGGAGTCCTGCGAGCATGCGGGCAATCCGTGTCCCGAGGGCGAAAGCTGCGACGAGGATGCCGACACCTGCGTTGGCGACGACTGGATGCCCGACGACGATGACGATGACGCCGACGACGATACATCCGAGGACCTCGTGAAAAACCCCGGCGCCGAGGAGAAGGACGACGAGGCCGGATGGCCCGAGGGCAAGATCACCGGTGGCTGCTGCGGTTGCGGCGATTGACCATGCTTGGGCGATGCCTACTCATGTGCGCTCGCCGAGACGGAAGATATTGAATTTTTAGAAGCGACATGTCATGATGGCGATGTAACGCTCGTCGGGGGACGAGCCGGGGAGTGCGCCATGAAGATCGACGCCCATCCAATTTCGGGAGAACGGGTCAAGGCTCAGGCCAAACCCGCCGCCGCCAAGCGCGATCGGTCCGAGCCGTCCGCGCCCACGCGTACCGACTCCGTGGAGCTTTCGGACTCGGCCAAGTCCGCGGATGCGCCCCTCGCGTCGATCGATGACGCGCTCGCCCTTGTCGAATCACTCGGGCCGTTGCCTGCGGACGCGGAGAGCGTCCACGCCGCCACGGGCGCGGATCACACCTGGGAGCTCATGCGGGTCTAGTGGTTTAGGCCGCAGGCCTCAGTTTGTCCCGGTATCTCCGGCATCGCCGCCGGATGAATCCTTCGAATCGTCCTTCTTTTCCTCGGATTCGCCCTGCTCGTCCTCGGGCGGCGGGACATCCTGCACGTCGCCGAAATCCACCATCACCGGGTTGATGAGACTTCCGATCTCGCCATCGTCGCCCTCCGGCGGCGCGGGTGTTGGTGACGGGGTCGGTTCCGCCGCGGGAGCGTCCGTCGGCGCGGACGAGGCGTCGACCGGGGGCGTTTCGGCGGGCGCGGGATCGGGCACGAGACCTTCCATCAGATGGACGTTCTCGGGATTCGTCCCCGCCGCGGGTGCGGCTGGGCCTGCAGGCGCCCCGGGGGCCGCGGCCGGTGCTTCGGGCTCCTTCGGCGCTTTTTCCGGCTTGCTCAGGAACACGCGGATGTCCTGAATCAGATCGGCCCGGTCCTCGCCCTCCGCGTATTGGAGCGGCGTGCGTCCGTGGATGTCCGAGAGCCCCGGGTTCGCACCGGCCTGCATGAGCAGTTCCACCGCGCGCACGTTGCGATGGTTCGTGAAGAAATGCAGGGCGGTCATGCTGGTGTCGATCGTCTGTTTGTTGGGGTCGGCGCCCGCCGCCAGCAGGAGTCTCGCGGTGGCCCGGTCGTTGCGGAACGCCGCTAGCAGCAGCGGCGTCATGCCGGTCTTGCTGTTCACCGCGTTCACGTCCGCCCCGGCCTCGATGAGCGGCACCACCGAAGCGATCTGCGTCTTGTCGGTCGCGACGTGTAGCGGCGAGGTGCCGTCGAGGGCGGGAGAATTCGGGTCCGCGCCCGCCGCGATCAGCGCCTTGATGGCCGCGTCCTTGCCCGACGCCGCCGCGCGATGGATCGGCAGGAAGCCGGCCTTGTCGGGGATTTTCAGATCGGCTCCGGCCTTCAGGAGAATGCCGATCACGTCCGCCCGTCCCTCCGCGGCGGCCATGCAGATCGGCGTTTCGCCCGTGCTGTCTTGTTTGTTCACGTCGGGAGTGTAGAGCAACAGGATCTCGACGAGGTTCGGGACGCCTTTTTCGGCGGCGTAGTGCAGGACCGTGTGGCCCTCGTTGTCGGCGAGGTTCACGTCCGCGCCCCCTTGCAGCAGGGCTTGGAGCGCGCCGCCGCGCCCGTGCCGCGCGGCCAGCATCAGTGCCGTGTAGCCGTGGTCGCGGTCGGGCAGGTTCACGCTCGCCTTGGCCTGCACCAGAAACATCACGCAGTTCGTGTAACCCCAGCGAGCCGACAGGTGCAGGGCGGATTGGCCCTCGTCATTCAGTTCATCGATGTTCTTGAAGTCCTTCTTGCGCAGAAGGTCGGCGAGCAGCGTCACGTCGCCGCGCTCGGCGGCACTGTGGATCGTCACGCGCTGGTTGTAGTCCCACTGGGCGGCCGCCGGACCGCCGAGCATCGCCGCGGCAAACACCGCGATCAGCCATAACAAAATCTTTCGCATCGAAGCGTGCAGCTTTCCCGCCCCTGAAAAAACGGCGCGACCGTACCAAAACGCCGCCGCGCACGCAATGCGAGAGGTCAGCCTTGATTTTTCGGCGACCGGGGCCTATCAATCGATCGAGTTTCCAACCCGGAGCCGCGCACGTGATCGAGGACCGCATCCCGCTTTTCATCAGGGACTGCAACCCTTACGAGACCATCGACCCGACGGACCGTCGTTGGGTCGATCTCGACAAGAACGGCGTTCGCGGAGATATCTCGTCCACGGACGAACTGCTGGCGAAGGTCCTCGAAGCCGACAAGGCGGGCGAAAACGCCTCCATTCTGTTCTCCGGTTTCAGCGGGGGCGGAAAGAGCACCATCCTGCGTCAGGTGCGCAACCGGCTCATCGAGGAGAAATTCGATGTCCTCCTGATCGACAGCGAAGACTTCTTCAGCCTCGACATGCCCGTCGAGACCTACGAGGTCCTCCTGACGATTGCCGGAGCCCTCGACGAGCGCATTGAGTGGCCCGATAAGGAAAAGCAGGGCTGGTGGAGCCGCTGGGCGAATTTCCTGACCTCGAATGTCGTCGTCGCCAACGTCAAGTTCAACGTCCCGCTCGTCGGAGAATTTCAGGGCGAAATCAAAAAGAATCCCGAATGGCGAGAAGCGCTTCAGGAGATGATCGAGCGGCAGCAGAAACAACGCCCCATCGTTGAGCTGTGTCGCGGATTCATTTCGGAAGCCATCGCGGCATGGCGCGATCAACACCGCGGTCGACGCGGTCTCGCCATCATCTTCGACAGCCTCGAGAAACTTCGCGGGTCCGAGGCATCGAAAATCCGAAAGAGCATTGTGAACGTCTTCCACCGTTTCGGACCCGATCTCAACCTCCCCTGCCACACGATCTATTCGATTCCTCCCTGGCTTCGGTTCACGAAGACGTGGAACACGATTAACGGACGATTCAGCGCGTTCGTTCAGCTTTCCATGATCATGGTTTCAAAAAAAGAGCAGAATCGAGAAGCTCTCGAGAAGGGCATGGGCCGAATCCGCGCGCTGATCGAGACCCGCGTCCCCATTCGCGACATCTGGGGCGACATGGCGCATCGCCATCTCGACGATCTCGCCGCGACGTGCGGTGGATATCCGCGCGACGCTCTCCTGCTCATCCGTAACGTGCTCTCCGACTGGCGATCGGTCATCTACCCGGATCTGGCGCCGGAGCCGCGCCTCGCGAGGATCTTCGACCGCGCGTTCGCCCAGCTTTGCGAGCAGTACGACACGTCGCTCTGGAAGCCGGACGGGGAGATGCTGAGCGCCATCGAGGACTCGTTCGACGTTCCGCTCGGCGACGAGCCGGGTGTGACGGGCGAAAGCGAGGACAGCCTCGACGACCGGCGCATCGCGCGCCTCGCGGAACTCTTCGACAACCATTTCGTCATCTGTTACCGAAATGGCGGCGGGTCCTGGTGCGACGTGCACCCGATCCTGCGAAAGCGCTCGGACCGCTATCAGCGGATCAAGGCCGAACTGCGCGCGCGTCATGGCGGATGAGCGCGCCGGCGTCGATCTGGGCCCGGCCGGAGAGGAAAACTGGGCTTCGCTGAAGTCCGCGCTGGAAGCCGAATCGGGGTTCGATCTCTTCTTCGTCATCTCCGACAACCGGTTCGCGCGCGACGAGATTCGCCGCCGCGTGCGCGAAACCGCGAAACCACCGCTCATCGAGCGGATCTACGAACCACCGTCGGGGATATCACGAATCGCGGGCGATCTGGTCGAAATCGCCGAAACGCTCGGCGACCGACACGCGATCTGGGTCGAGGGCCGCGGCCCGGGGCCCGAGATCGATGCCGCATGGAGGAAAGGGCTCGCGCGGCTCAATGAGCGGCGAAACACCGTCATCCGCAAATGCCCGCACGCGGTCCTGATCGCCGGGGACCGTGACTTCTACGCTCTCGTGTCGCGCCGCGCGCCCGACTTTTTTTCTGTGCGCTCGCGGGTGGACTTCTTTCCCGATCCGCCCATCGATCCGGCGATCCGGGAGACGCGGCCTTCATTCGGTTACGCTCCCCTCGCCCACGATTTGCAGCCACCATCATACTATCTCGAATTGGCGGCGGGTCTTGCAAACAACGAACGTACGGCCGACCTGGAGCTACACGCCAAGATGCTCTTTCAGGCCGCCAGAAGCCACGAAATGCACGGTGACTGGGACGAGGCGCTCCGGGTGCTTCGCAACGACGTTCTCCCCACATTCGAGCGCCTGGGCGACGTGCGCGAGCGCGCGGTGACGATGGGCAAGATCGCGAACATCATGCAAAGTCGTGGCGAGCTCGACGAGGCCCTGCGCACTCTACGCGAGGACGTACTCCCCGCCTTCGAGCGCCTCGGCGACGTGCGCTCGCGCGCGGTGACGACGGGCAAGATCGCGGACATCCTGCAAAGCCGCGGCGAGCTCGACGAAGCCCTGTGCATCCGCCGCGAGGAAGAGCTCCCCGTTTACGAGCGCCTCGGCGACGTGCGCTCGCGCGCGGTGACGACGGGCAAGATCGCGGACATCATGCAAAGAAAAGGACTACATGACGACGCGATCGCGATGCGACGTGAAGAATGCAAGACTTATGAACAACTCCGGGATGCGGTCAGCCACGCGCAGTGTCAGTTCGAAATCGCGACGAATATGGCGGAGAGAGGCCGCGCGGAGGCTGCGAAGGAGGTTCTCGAACTCGCGTTGTCGGCTTATGCGGCGTTCAAGCGGCTGGGGCTGAAGGAATGGGTTGAAGGAATCGGTGGGGTTCTGAAGGAGATGGGTGTTCCACTCGACCAGATCGAGTGAGTCATAAAGGCACAGCACAGCCGGGGGCGGCTGTGCCGCATGACGGAACCGGTTCGACCCACTCAGACTTCTTCCGAGCCGTCGTCGGGTTCGTCTTTGCCCGCGTCTTCCATGCGCGCGTCTTCGGCGAACGGCGAACCCGTCTCAATCGGCGCGGGTGGATGTGGCGGCGCCTCGGGAAGGTCCTCGTCGCGATCGGGGTCTTCGAGGCGCGATACCGCGATCAGCCGGTCGTCGTCGGCCAGATCGACCAGACGCACGCCCTGCGTATTGCGGCCGATGACGCTGATGTGCTCGACTTCGATGCGAATGATCTTTCCGCTCGCCGAGATCATCATCAAGTGCTCGCCGTCGCCGACCTGCATCACGGCCACCACGTCGCCGTTGCGCTCGGTGGTCTTGATCGTGATGACGCCGCGGCCGGCCCGGCCCTGGGTCGGATATTCGTCGAGCGGACTGCGTTTGCCGTAGCCGTTTTCGCAGATCGTCAGCACCGACTTCTCGGGTGCGATCACGCACGCGTCCACCACCGCGTCGCCCTCTTCGATCGCGATGGCCTTGACACCGCGCGCCGTACGGCCCATCGGGCGAACGTCGTCCTCGGCGAAACGAATGGACAAACCGCCGCGCGTCGCGACCAAAATGTCCTGCGTGCCGTCGGAAAGCCCGGCGAAAACGAGATCGTCGTCCTCCTCGAGGTCGAGCGCGATGATCCCCGCGTTGCGGACGTTGGAGAACGCCATCAGGTCGGTCTTCTTGATGAAGCCGCGCCGAGTGACCATGACGATGTAGCGGCCCTCGACGAATTCGCGGACCGGCAGGATCGCCTGCACCTTTTCCTTGGCGTCGGACAGATCGATCAGGTTGATGACCGGCCGGCCCCGGCTCGCGCGGCCCGCCATGGGAATCTGATAGACCTTCAGCCAGTAGAGCTTTCCAAGGTTGGTGAAGACGAGGAAATAGTTGTGCGTGGTGGCGACGTAGAGCTGTTCGACGAAGTCGCCTTCCTTCGTCTCCATGCCGATCACGCCCTTGCCGCCGCGCCGCTGCGCGCGGAACTCCGTGAGCGGATTGCGTTTGATGTAGCCCTCGTGGCTGACGGTGACGACCATGTCCTCTTCGGCGATCAGGTCCTCGACCGTGAATTCGCCGTCGTCGTCCACGATCACCGTGCGGCGCTCGTCGGCATAGCGTTCACGCAGTTCCCGGAACTCGTCCACGATGATGCCGCGCAGCAGATTCGCGTCGCCCAGCACCTGCGCGAGCCACGCGATGCGCTCGAGCAGTTCGTTGTACTCGGCCTGTAGCTTCTCGCGTTCGAGGCCCGTCAGTCGCGCGAGGCGCATGTCCAAAATCGCCTGCGCCTGCCGGTCGGAGAGCGTGAAACCGGCCATGAGGGCGTCGCGGGCCTCGTCCTGCGTGCGCGAGGCGCGGATCGTCGTGATGATCGCGTCGATGTGGTCGAGGGCGAGCAGCAGTCCTTCGAGGATGTGCGCGCGCGCCTCTGCCTCGCGCTTCTCGAATCGGCACCGCCGCGTGACGACCTCTCGACGGTGCTCCAGAAATTCCTCGAGCATCTCCTTGAGCGAAAGCGTCCGCGGCCGCCCGCCGACGATGGCGAGCATGTTGATGCCGAAGGTGATCGAGCACTGCGTCAGACCGTAGAGCTGGTTGACGATGACGTTCGACGCCGCGTCGCGCTTGAGGTCGATGACGACGCGCAGACCGTCCTTGTCCGACTCGTCGCGCAGATCCGAAACGCCCTCGATCCTCTTGTCACGAACGCACTGCGCGATCTCCTCCATGAGCCGCGCCTTGTTGACCTGAAACGGCACCTCCGAGATGACGACCGACTCGCGCTCGGTCTTCGGGTGCGTCTCGATGTCGATCTTCGCGCGCACCGTGACCTTGCCGCGCCCGGTGGCGTATGCCTCGTAGATGCCCTGGCGTCCGTAGATGAAGCCGGCCGTGGGGAAGTCGGGGCCGGGGATGTGGGCGATGAGGTCGCGCAGCTCCATCGCGGGGTTTTCGGCCAGCGCGATGAGCGCCGAGAGCAGTTCGCCCAGATTGTGCGGAGGGATTTTGGTCGCCATGCCGACGGCGATGCCCTCGGAGCCGTTCATGAGCAAGTTGGGCACGCGGGTGGGCAGAACGGTCGGTTCGAGCTTCTTCTCGTCGTAGCTCGGCTTCCAGTCCACGGTCTCTTTTTCGATGTCGGCCAGAATCTCGGACGACACGCGCCGGAGACGCACCTCGGTGTATCGCATGGCCGCGGGGGGATCGCCGTCGATCGAGCCGAAA
This genomic interval carries:
- a CDS encoding ankyrin repeat domain-containing protein is translated as MRKILLWLIAVFAAAMLGGPAAAQWDYNQRVTIHSAAERGDVTLLADLLRKKDFKNIDELNDEGQSALHLSARWGYTNCVMFLVQAKASVNLPDRDHGYTALMLAARHGRGGALQALLQGGADVNLADNEGHTVLHYAAEKGVPNLVEILLLYTPDVNKQDSTGETPICMAAAEGRADVIGILLKAGADLKIPDKAGFLPIHRAAASGKDAAIKALIAAGADPNSPALDGTSPLHVATDKTQIASVVPLIEAGADVNAVNSKTGMTPLLLAAFRNDRATARLLLAAGADPNKQTIDTSMTALHFFTNHRNVRAVELLMQAGANPGLSDIHGRTPLQYAEGEDRADLIQDIRVFLSKPEKAPKEPEAPAAAPGAPAGPAAPAAGTNPENVHLMEGLVPDPAPAETPPVDASSAPTDAPAAEPTPSPTPAPPEGDDGEIGSLINPVMVDFGDVQDVPPPEDEQGESEEKKDDSKDSSGGDAGDTGTN
- the gyrA gene encoding DNA gyrase subunit A, translating into MVSDQKIATNIEDEIRSSYLDYAMSVIVGRALPDVRDGLKPVHRRILYSMHEASHHYNRSYVKSARVVGDVMGQLHPHGDAAIYDSLVRMAQDFSMRYLLVDGQGNFGSIDGDPPAAMRYTEVRLRRVSSEILADIEKETVDWKPSYDEKKLEPTVLPTRVPNLLMNGSEGIAVGMATKIPPHNLGELLSALIALAENPAMELRDLIAHIPGPDFPTAGFIYGRQGIYEAYATGRGKVTVRAKIDIETHPKTERESVVISEVPFQVNKARLMEEIAQCVRDKRIEGVSDLRDESDKDGLRVVIDLKRDAASNVIVNQLYGLTQCSITFGINMLAIVGGRPRTLSLKEMLEEFLEHRREVVTRRCRFEKREAEARAHILEGLLLALDHIDAIITTIRASRTQDEARDALMAGFTLSDRQAQAILDMRLARLTGLEREKLQAEYNELLERIAWLAQVLGDANLLRGIIVDEFRELRERYADERRTVIVDDDGEFTVEDLIAEEDMVVTVSHEGYIKRNPLTEFRAQRRGGKGVIGMETKEGDFVEQLYVATTHNYFLVFTNLGKLYWLKVYQIPMAGRASRGRPVINLIDLSDAKEKVQAILPVREFVEGRYIVMVTRRGFIKKTDLMAFSNVRNAGIIALDLEEDDDLVFAGLSDGTQDILVATRGGLSIRFAEDDVRPMGRTARGVKAIAIEEGDAVVDACVIAPEKSVLTICENGYGKRSPLDEYPTQGRAGRGVITIKTTERNGDVVAVMQVGDGEHLMMISASGKIIRIEVEHISVIGRNTQGVRLVDLADDDRLIAVSRLEDPDRDEDLPEAPPHPPAPIETGSPFAEDARMEDAGKDEPDDGSEEV